In Agromyces sp. Leaf222, the genomic window GAGTACTGGCTCGACCAGCGCTGGAACTGGTACGTCGACCTCGGCATCGACCCCGAGAACATCCGCCGCTACGAGCACGCGCAGGAGAAGCTCTCGCACTACTCCAAGCGCACCGTCGACATCGAGTACAAGTTCGGCTTCACGGGCAGCGAGTGGGGCGAGCTCGAGGGCGTCGCGAACCGCACGGACTTCGACCTGTCGACGCACACGAAGCACTCCGGAAAGGACCTGTCGTTCTTCGACCAGTCCAAGAACGAGCGCTGGACCCCCTACGTCATCGAGCCCGCGGCGGGTCTGACCCGCTCGCTCATGGCGTTCCTCGTCGACGCATACCACGTCGAAGAGGTGCCCAACGCGAAGGGCGGCGTCGACAGCCGCACCGTGCTTCGCCTCGACCCGCGCCTCGCGCCCGTCAAGGTCGCCGTGCTGCCGCTCTCGCGCAACGAGAAGCTCTCGCCGCTGGCCCGCGAGCTCGCCGCGAACCTGCGCAAGAACTGGAACGTCGACTTCGACGACGCCGGCGCCATCGGCCGCCGCTACCGCCGTCAAGACGAGATCGGCACCCCGTTCGCGATCACGGTCGACTTCGACTCGCTCGACGACAACGCGGTGACCGTGCGCGAGCGCGACACCATGGCGCAGGAGCGCGTACCGCTCGACGAGCTGCAGGGCTACCTCGCCGCGCGCCTCATCGGCGCCTGACGGACGGCCGGCCCCGTTGCCGGTTCACGACGGCCCCGTCGCAGGCTCAGCCCGCGGCGGGGCCGTCGCGTTCCGCCCACTCGCGGCGCAGGATGCCGTACATCGCGGTGTCCTGCCATTCGCCGTCGTGGTACTCCTCCTCGAGGATCGTCGCCTCGAGCCGCATGCCGAGCCGTTCGCACAGGGCAGCGGATGCCGCGTTGCGGGCGTCGAGCAGTGCGTGCACGCGGTGCGCGCGCAGCGAGTCGAAGGCGACGCCCATGACGGCGGCTGCCGCCTCGCGCGCGAGACCGCGGCCCTGGAAGTCGGGATGCACGACCCACCCGATCTCGAGCTGCCCGTGCTCGACCCGGTCGGCGCGCAGCATGATGTCGCCGATCACCCGCCCGCCCGCGGCATCCGCCCGCTCGGCGGGCTGGTCGTCGGTCGGCCCGCCCGCGGCATCCGTTCGAGACATGCGCGGTTCGCCCACGAGCTCCATCGCGAAGATGATCGCGTCCTCGTCGTTCTCGAGGCGGCGCAGGCCGGCGCGTTTCGCGGTGTGCTCGCCGGCCTCGCCACGATCGCGTTCGGGCCACGGGATGTAGCGCAGCACCTCGGGCAGCCGCTGGTACTCCCACACGTCGTCGGCGTCGGAGACCTCGAGCGGACGCAGCACCAGACGTTCGGTCGTGATGGCCGCGAACGGCGGGTCGTCGAGGTCGAACGGCAGCGCGAGGTGCGGCGGCCCGTCGAATCGGGTCACGACGCGTCGGCCTGGAGACCGTCGCCGTGCTGGTCGCCGCGTTCGTCGGCTCTGCCGGAACCAGCGGCGCCGGCCGACTCCACGGTCGCCGTGACGCCGAAGATCGCCTCGAGTCCGTCGATCCAGGCCTGCTGGTCGCCCGACCGGGCGAGCTCGCGCGATCGCACCATGGGCGTGTGCAGCAGCACTCCGGCCATGTGGCGCAGTGCCGCCTCGGTGCGTCCGTCGTCGTCGCCGCGGGAAGCGGCGCGCTCGATCTCGGCGTCGAGGATGTCGAACACGTGCTGGCGCAGCGCCACGACGGCCGGCGCGAGCCGCTGCTCTTC contains:
- a CDS encoding glycine--tRNA ligase; this translates as MAAASRLESVIALAQHRGFVFQAGEIYGGSRSAWDYGPLGVELKENIKRQWWRYMVQSRDDVVGLDSSVILPKAVWEASGHVDVFTDPLIECLHCHKRYREDHLIEAYEEKKGRAPENGLADIVCTNCGTRGQWTEPRAFSGLLKTYLGVLDDESGLQYLRPETAQGIFVNFANVLQSARMKPPFGIGQIGKSFRNEITPGNFIFRTREFEQMEMEFFVEPGTDDEWFEYWLDQRWNWYVDLGIDPENIRRYEHAQEKLSHYSKRTVDIEYKFGFTGSEWGELEGVANRTDFDLSTHTKHSGKDLSFFDQSKNERWTPYVIEPAAGLTRSLMAFLVDAYHVEEVPNAKGGVDSRTVLRLDPRLAPVKVAVLPLSRNEKLSPLARELAANLRKNWNVDFDDAGAIGRRYRRQDEIGTPFAITVDFDSLDDNAVTVRERDTMAQERVPLDELQGYLAARLIGA
- a CDS encoding GNAT family N-acetyltransferase; this encodes MTRFDGPPHLALPFDLDDPPFAAITTERLVLRPLEVSDADDVWEYQRLPEVLRYIPWPERDRGEAGEHTAKRAGLRRLENDEDAIIFAMELVGEPRMSRTDAAGGPTDDQPAERADAAGGRVIGDIMLRADRVEHGQLEIGWVVHPDFQGRGLAREAAAAVMGVAFDSLRAHRVHALLDARNAASAALCERLGMRLEATILEEEYHDGEWQDTAMYGILRREWAERDGPAAG